Part of the Pseudodesulfovibrio mercurii genome is shown below.
CGGTCCATATGGTTGACCGTGTACGGCGAGACGCGGATGCCCGCTTCGGCCAGGCGGCGGACCGTGTCCTCGTCCAGGATGGCCTCGTCCGGATGGTAGCCCACGGCGCCCAGGTCGCGCAGGTACCCCTCGATGTCCTCGGGGTGGCGCTCCTCCACCAGGGCGGCCACGGGGATCTCCGGGGCCAGGCGGCGCATCTCGGCCAGGTAGTCGTGGTTGAAGGAGGAGATCAGGACGAGGTCCTCGGCCCTGGCCTCGCGGACCTTGCGCAGGACTTGGGAGACGATGGACAGGTCGCCCGGAGCGTGGATCAGGTCCTTGATCTCCAGGTTCATGGGGAAGTCGTTGCGCCGGATGAAGGCCAGGGTCTCCTCCAGGGTGGGGATGCGCTGGCCGCGCATGCGCCCGAGGTCGGCCTCGCGCACCTCGCCGCGCGCGATGGTCCCGTAGGGGTCCTGGGCGGCGAACCAGGTCCCGGCGTCCAGGGAGCGCAGCTCCTCCAGGGTGAAGGCGTGCACGGGCCACGGCGCGCGCTCGCAGAACTCGGGCCGGGCGGAGACGTCCGTGGTCCGGCCCAGGTCGTCGTCGTGAAAGACCACAAGCTCGCCGTCGCTGGTGCGTTGCACGTCCATCTCCCAGAAATCCGCGCCCAGCACCAGGGCCAGCTCGGCGGCCAGCATGGTGTTTTCAGGGGCCAGGGAACGCACGCCGCGATGGGCGCAGACATAGCCGCTCTTCGGCAGGTGATCGAAGAACATCAGTCCGTCTTCCTGTTGAAATAGAAGTTGACCAGGGCGAGCAGGGAGGTGCCCACGATGAGCATCAGCGAGACCGCGTTGATGACCGGGGTGGAGCCGTCGCGCACCTGGAGATAGAGGTTGATGGGCAGGGTCGGTTCCGAGCCCACGAGGAAAAGCGTGGTGTTGAAGTTCTCGAAGCTCATCAGGAAGGCCACGGCCCCGGCCCCGACGATGGCGGGCCGC
Proteins encoded:
- a CDS encoding glycerophosphodiester phosphodiesterase; amino-acid sequence: MFFDHLPKSGYVCAHRGVRSLAPENTMLAAELALVLGADFWEMDVQRTSDGELVVFHDDDLGRTTDVSARPEFCERAPWPVHAFTLEELRSLDAGTWFAAQDPYGTIARGEVREADLGRMRGQRIPTLEETLAFIRRNDFPMNLEIKDLIHAPGDLSIVSQVLRKVREARAEDLVLISSFNHDYLAEMRRLAPEIPVAALVEERHPEDIEGYLRDLGAVGYHPDEAILDEDTVRRLAEAGIRVSPYTVNHMDRALSLLDAGCFAIITDYPQTLKSRLAGR